The window TATTATCCAATACAGAAAATGCTGGCTTCTACCAGACCCTGGCTCTGATTTTCTTTATGCTGTTCTTCATAGCTTTGGTAATCTATGTTTTTAGCAGACCTAAAAAATATTACAAAGAAGAAGAAGAGGCACCTCTAGGGGATGATGAAGATGACAATTTTAATTTAAAAAATTAAACTATTTTTATGAAACAAAGAACACCTGTTGTCGTAAACATCTTAATAATAATCGGACTTCTGATCGTTTTTTATTATTTATTTGTACAGAGCTACGCGTTCCTAGCTTCGCCTTACTTCTGGGGAACAGTGGTGATCGCAGGGATCCTTGCCTATATTCATAGTGCTATTGGAGACCTTATTGAGAACAACAAATTCAAAAAACTATCTCCGGAAGAGAAAGCTGCTTACTTAGCAGAAAAGAAAGTTCCTTTCTTCAAAAGAATGTATGCCGCAGCTTTTAAAAAGCAGTCTGAAACCGAAGAAAAGGATATCCTTATTGACCATGGTTTCGATGGGATCATGGAGCTGGATAACCAGTTACCGAAATGGTGGGTAGGTTTATTCTATTTTGGGACCGCTTTTTGTATTGTATATATTGCAGCATACTCTTTCACAGACTTTGCTCACCCGTTAAGCGAATATGACAAGGAATATAAGGAGCAAATGGCAAGCATTGAAAAGTACATGAAAGACCAGCCTCCTGTAACGATTGAATCTGCAAAGTATTCTGCTGATAACATTGCTGCAGGTGAAGAGGTATTCAAAACCAACTGTGTTTCTTGTCACTCTGATGGTGGTAGAGGAGGTATCGGTCCTAACCTTACTGATAACTACTGGCACAATCAGCCTGAGAAGACATTATTCAAAAATGTGTTCCACGTAGTTGAGAATGGGGTAACAGGAACAGCAATGCAGGCTTGGGGTAAAAACGGAGTGCTTACAGGTGCTGACATCCAGAATGTAGCTGCTTACGTATACCACATTAATCAGGAACAGCCACCAATTACCCCTGCACAGGGAGGTGCTACACCATATGGTACCGAAGCGCATTGGGAAAAAGAATAATTTAAAAAATTAGAAAACATATGAAAAAAACATAATTTGTTATTAGATTAAAATAGTAACGAATTATGTTTTTTCTTTTTTAAAACCTATTACATATGTCAGACATAGAAGAAATAGAAGTACGCGGCGGACAGGGACAGGTTCTGGACCCTGAAACTTACAGAGATTCTATAGGGACAATGGAGCAATCCGGAAAAAGAAAATGGGTGTTTCCCAGAAAACCTAAAGGAAAGTATACCAACTATAGAAACATTGTAAGCTATCTTTTATTGGTTATTTATTTCACATTACCATTTATAAAAATCAATGGTAATCCATTATTACTGTTCAATGTTATAGACAGGGAGTTTTTCATCTTCGGACAGCCTTTCTATCCACAGGACTTTTTTATCCTCACTTTAGGTGCCATCGCATCTTTGATCTTCATTATCGTTTTTACGATTGCATTCGGAAGAATTTTCTGCGGGTGGATTTGCCCTCAGACAATTTTTATGGAATCGATCTTCCGTAAAATAGAATATCTGATTGAAGGTGACCGAAACAAGCAGATGAAGCTGGACAGACAGGAGTGGAACAGTGAAAAGATCTGGAAGAGAAGTTTGAAGTGGACCGTTTACATCATCATATCACTGATCATTACTCACTTTATGTTCATGTACATTGTGGGATATGAAGAGGTATTTAAGATTGTTGGCGAAGGACCGTTTGCCCATCCCACCAATTTTATTGTGATGATTCTTCTTACGGCTGCATTTTACTTTGTATTTGCCTGGTTCAGAGAACAGGTCTGTACATTGGTATGCCCGTATGGAAGACTTCAGGGGGTACTCATCGATAAAGATACAATCAATGTTTTCTATGATTTTAAGAGAGGAGAAAACAGAGCAAAATGGAGAAAAGGAGAAGACCGCAAAGCTGCCGGAAAAGGAGACTGTATCGATTGCCATCAGTGTGTAGTGGTATGTCCTACCGGGATTGACATCAGAGACGGACAGCAGTTGGAATGTATCAACTGTACAGCATGTATTGATGCCTGTGATGAAGTGATGGAAAAAGTTGGTCTTCCGAAAGGGTTGATCAGATATGCTTCTGAAAACGAAATTGAGAAAGAAACTCAGTTTAAGTTTACAGGAAGAATGAAAGGCTTTGCCGTATTCTTACTTCTTCTTGTAGGATTTTTAGGATATCTGTTGTACAGCCGTGGTGAAATGGAAGCTAAATTCATTAAGCCGGCAGGAAGTACATTTTTTGTAAGAGACGGTAAAATTACCAATACCTATAATTATACTTTCCTTAATAAAACAAATGATAAAAAAATAGTTACCATTAAAGTGATAGATCCGGCACATGGTGAAATTACGTACAGCGCATCAAGTAAAATTCAGGTAGACAGGGATAAAATCTCCAAGGGAACAATCAATATCAGCTTCCCGGAAAATGAAATGAAACTCTCCAAACAGAATATTACGATTGGTGTTTACGATATGAAAGGAAAACTGATTGATTCCTATCAGACTTATTTTGAAGGACCATTCAAACTGCAATTTTAATTATAAAAAAAATGAAGAACTTTAGTTGGGGACATGGTGTTGTCATTGCATTATTAGCATTTATTATCTTTATATTATCCATGATGTTTCTTTTTCCGAACGGCCAGAAGAACTCTGAAATGGTGACAGATAATTATTATGAAGAGGAGTTGAAGTATCAGGATGTCATTGATGCGAAGAAAAAAGCAGATGAACTGCAGCAAAAACCTGTATACAGCCAAGATACCCAAGGAATAAAAATTACTTTTCCAAAAGAATATAACAACTTCAATACTACGGTAAAATTTGTTTTAAACAGAACCGACGACCAGAATTTAGACATCAAAAAATCTGTTCAGCTTGATGCCGCCCAGTCTTTCACCATCCCTGCACAGGTACTGAAAATGGGTAATTATACACTAAGACTAAGCTGGACTAAAGACAAAACAGACTACCGAATGGATTATGACGTGATATGGAAATAGGACTTATTGTATCGGCTATTGCATTAGGCTTTGCTTCCGGTTTTCACTGTATCGGAATGTGTGGTCCTATTGCCCTGTCGATGGGATTAACTAAAAAACAAGCCGCCAATTTCTATCTTCAGAACCTTACCTATCAGTTTGGGAGAATTTTCACCTATTCATTATTGGGTGCGCTTCTGGGTATTATCGGACAGGGATTTGAAATGGCAGGCTTTCAGAAATACCTGACGATCACTGCGGGAGTTCTTTTGATTATTATGGCTGTATTTTCATTCGGAGGAAAAGATTTTGCCTCAAAAATCCCTTTTCTCTCGAAATTTCTATACACCGTAAAAATGAACCTGGGAAGACTTCTTCAGAAGGCGGATTACCGTTCAAGATTTACAACAGGCCTTCTGAATGGTTTCTTACCGTGCGGAATGGTTTATATGGCCCTTACAGCCAGTCTTGCAGGCGGAGGAATATGGCAGGGAGCTTTATATATGGCCTTATTCGGTCTTGGAACCCTTCCGTTCATGTTTGCTATTGTTTTGGCCGGGAATCTCATGAATCAGGCTTTCAGGATAAAAGTATTGAAAGTGGTTCCGGTAATCATGATCATTTTAGGAGGATTATTTATTCTGAGAGGCCTTGAGCTTGGTATTCCTTATGTGTC of the Chryseobacterium aureum genome contains:
- a CDS encoding FixH family protein — translated: MKNFSWGHGVVIALLAFIIFILSMMFLFPNGQKNSEMVTDNYYEEELKYQDVIDAKKKADELQQKPVYSQDTQGIKITFPKEYNNFNTTVKFVLNRTDDQNLDIKKSVQLDAAQSFTIPAQVLKMGNYTLRLSWTKDKTDYRMDYDVIWK
- a CDS encoding cbb3-type cytochrome oxidase subunit 3, producing the protein MIPQNFKDILSNTENAGFYQTLALIFFMLFFIALVIYVFSRPKKYYKEEEEAPLGDDEDDNFNLKN
- the ccoG gene encoding cytochrome c oxidase accessory protein CcoG; this translates as MSDIEEIEVRGGQGQVLDPETYRDSIGTMEQSGKRKWVFPRKPKGKYTNYRNIVSYLLLVIYFTLPFIKINGNPLLLFNVIDREFFIFGQPFYPQDFFILTLGAIASLIFIIVFTIAFGRIFCGWICPQTIFMESIFRKIEYLIEGDRNKQMKLDRQEWNSEKIWKRSLKWTVYIIISLIITHFMFMYIVGYEEVFKIVGEGPFAHPTNFIVMILLTAAFYFVFAWFREQVCTLVCPYGRLQGVLIDKDTINVFYDFKRGENRAKWRKGEDRKAAGKGDCIDCHQCVVVCPTGIDIRDGQQLECINCTACIDACDEVMEKVGLPKGLIRYASENEIEKETQFKFTGRMKGFAVFLLLLVGFLGYLLYSRGEMEAKFIKPAGSTFFVRDGKITNTYNYTFLNKTNDKKIVTIKVIDPAHGEITYSASSKIQVDRDKISKGTINISFPENEMKLSKQNITIGVYDMKGKLIDSYQTYFEGPFKLQF
- a CDS encoding c-type cytochrome; this encodes MKQRTPVVVNILIIIGLLIVFYYLFVQSYAFLASPYFWGTVVIAGILAYIHSAIGDLIENNKFKKLSPEEKAAYLAEKKVPFFKRMYAAAFKKQSETEEKDILIDHGFDGIMELDNQLPKWWVGLFYFGTAFCIVYIAAYSFTDFAHPLSEYDKEYKEQMASIEKYMKDQPPVTIESAKYSADNIAAGEEVFKTNCVSCHSDGGRGGIGPNLTDNYWHNQPEKTLFKNVFHVVENGVTGTAMQAWGKNGVLTGADIQNVAAYVYHINQEQPPITPAQGGATPYGTEAHWEKE
- a CDS encoding sulfite exporter TauE/SafE family protein, producing the protein MEIGLIVSAIALGFASGFHCIGMCGPIALSMGLTKKQAANFYLQNLTYQFGRIFTYSLLGALLGIIGQGFEMAGFQKYLTITAGVLLIIMAVFSFGGKDFASKIPFLSKFLYTVKMNLGRLLQKADYRSRFTTGLLNGFLPCGMVYMALTASLAGGGIWQGALYMALFGLGTLPFMFAIVLAGNLMNQAFRIKVLKVVPVIMIILGGLFILRGLELGIPYVSPKAEAMKISNDPLKDSHNNNCH